From Lysinibacillus sp. SGAir0095, the proteins below share one genomic window:
- a CDS encoding ATP-binding protein, which yields MRETVTEMSAKRYYMIIYLLMVIMIVGLYYKNPLYGEGHVGYYFHLLFAGLFSACILIYPKYKTRVLRWLIVLVSTLLFYTLFLVYPETGSTILLIYFIPAIAIIFFDKKLFYTSIILNHILIVGAIAYIISSGQESLYPNVTGDTVGNIITFIGSQVFLYFIFYYTSERIAKLKLYYEQVKHAERLKTTGELAAAVAHEIRNPLTVVKGYLQLYEQDESVNNTMKKSLPMLIEELDSAEQVISQLLSLSQPAKKLITENVDIQKAINSVAELLQSYGILNDNKIEVVVEADSFIEINKMELHQLLVNIVKNAIEASNVGGTITVTAKKIKDNMVEIKVTDQGIGMSEEQIALLGTPFYSLKAKGTGLGLMICNNIVEKYNGSIVYKSSKGNGTTVAICFPSKK from the coding sequence ATGAGAGAAACTGTAACAGAAATGAGTGCTAAAAGATATTACATGATTATCTATCTATTGATGGTCATTATGATTGTGGGGTTATACTATAAAAATCCACTGTATGGAGAAGGACATGTTGGATACTATTTCCATCTATTGTTTGCAGGTTTATTTTCTGCTTGCATATTAATTTATCCAAAATATAAAACGAGAGTTTTGCGTTGGTTAATTGTTTTAGTATCTACTTTACTATTCTATACATTATTTTTAGTTTACCCTGAAACAGGCTCAACTATTTTATTGATTTACTTTATACCGGCTATCGCAATTATATTTTTTGATAAGAAGCTGTTTTATACCTCTATTATTCTGAATCATATATTAATTGTAGGTGCAATTGCTTACATAATCAGTAGCGGACAAGAAAGTTTGTATCCTAATGTAACAGGTGACACCGTTGGAAATATTATCACTTTTATTGGAAGTCAAGTATTTCTTTACTTCATATTTTACTATACATCAGAGCGTATTGCTAAATTGAAGCTATATTATGAGCAAGTAAAGCACGCTGAAAGATTGAAAACAACAGGAGAGCTGGCAGCGGCAGTAGCGCATGAAATCCGTAATCCTTTAACAGTAGTTAAGGGGTATCTACAGCTATATGAACAAGATGAATCCGTAAATAATACGATGAAGAAAAGTCTGCCCATGTTAATAGAAGAACTAGATAGTGCCGAACAAGTCATTTCACAGCTGCTATCGTTATCACAACCAGCGAAAAAACTAATAACAGAGAATGTAGATATTCAGAAAGCTATCAACAGTGTGGCCGAATTACTTCAATCCTATGGTATTTTAAATGATAATAAAATTGAAGTGGTGGTTGAAGCAGATAGTTTTATAGAAATCAATAAAATGGAGCTGCATCAATTACTGGTTAATATTGTAAAGAATGCAATAGAAGCTTCTAATGTTGGTGGAACAATAACTGTGACAGCCAAAAAAATAAAAGACAATATGGTAGAAATAAAGGTAACCGATCAGGGGATTGGCATGTCTGAGGAACAGATTGCTTTACTAGGGACACCGTTTTACTCATTAAAGGCAAAGGGAACTGGCCTCGGTTTGATGATTTGTAATAATATTGTAGAAAAATATAATGGCTCGATAGTTTATAAAAGTTCAAAGGGAAATGGGACAACCGTTGCTATTTGTTTCCCATCCAAAAAGTAA
- a CDS encoding VOC family protein: MGIQKISTNLWFNTQAEEAAHFYTSIFKDASIGKITRYGKERHPIEGLSEGDAMTVEFQLEGNSFVALNGGPQYQFTEAISFIINCDSQEELDYYWGKLSAGGDEKAQVCGWLKDKYGISWQIVPTMLTGLLTDAESIKYNRVMKALLQMKKINIAELEEAAKED, translated from the coding sequence ATGGGTATTCAAAAGATTTCAACTAACTTATGGTTTAATACACAAGCAGAAGAGGCAGCCCACTTTTATACATCAATATTCAAGGATGCATCAATTGGGAAAATAACACGTTATGGAAAAGAACGCCATCCTATTGAGGGTCTTTCTGAGGGAGATGCCATGACAGTCGAGTTTCAGTTGGAAGGAAATTCTTTTGTCGCTTTAAATGGCGGCCCCCAATATCAATTTACTGAAGCTATTTCCTTTATCATTAACTGTGACTCTCAGGAAGAACTTGATTACTATTGGGGGAAACTTTCTGCGGGTGGAGACGAAAAAGCGCAAGTTTGTGGTTGGTTGAAGGATAAGTATGGTATTTCATGGCAGATTGTACCGACAATGCTTACAGGATTGTTAACAGATGCGGAAAGTATAAAGTATAATCGTGTCATGAAGGCTTTACTGCAGATGAAAAAAATTAACATTGCCGAATTAGAAGAAGCTGCTAAAGAGGACTAA
- a CDS encoding branched-chain amino acid ABC transporter permease, with protein sequence MEWIQQLVNGISLGSIYALIALGYTMVYGIIKLINFAHGDVFMLGAFIGFYAIARWEIGFFPALIISMVLCAVIGVIIERVAYKRLRNATRIAALITAIGVSLLIEYTVIFFRGASPEAYPEVLPKTSFDILGVSISSISILILAVTIVLMILLQFIVHKTKIGKAMRAVSLDPDAARLMGINVDNTISATFAIGSALAGAAGVIFGVYYTRIEPLMGVLPGLKAFIAAVFGGIGSIPGAMVGGLSLGVVETVVSALGFSLWRDAAAFVILILILILKPSGIFGKNTREKV encoded by the coding sequence ATGGAATGGATTCAACAGTTAGTAAATGGAATATCATTGGGTAGTATTTACGCATTGATTGCATTGGGATATACAATGGTGTACGGGATCATTAAGCTGATCAACTTTGCTCATGGTGACGTATTCATGCTAGGAGCGTTTATTGGTTTTTATGCTATTGCAAGATGGGAGATCGGGTTCTTCCCAGCGCTAATTATTTCCATGGTACTATGTGCAGTTATTGGGGTAATAATTGAACGTGTTGCTTATAAAAGGTTACGAAATGCAACTCGTATCGCAGCCCTTATTACAGCTATTGGTGTTTCATTATTGATTGAGTATACCGTAATATTCTTCCGAGGAGCATCTCCTGAAGCATATCCAGAGGTTCTTCCAAAAACATCATTTGATATTTTAGGTGTAAGTATTAGTTCAATTTCAATATTAATTTTAGCAGTAACCATTGTTTTAATGATTTTGCTGCAATTTATTGTCCATAAAACAAAAATCGGAAAAGCAATGCGTGCGGTATCACTAGATCCAGATGCAGCCCGTTTAATGGGAATTAACGTAGATAATACAATTTCTGCAACATTTGCTATTGGTTCTGCTTTAGCGGGAGCAGCCGGTGTTATCTTCGGTGTTTACTATACTAGAATTGAACCGTTAATGGGGGTTTTACCTGGATTAAAAGCATTTATTGCGGCTGTATTTGGTGGTATAGGAAGTATCCCGGGAGCAATGGTTGGAGGCTTATCTTTAGGTGTAGTTGAAACCGTTGTAAGTGCATTAGGTTTTTCTTTATGGCGCGATGCGGCAGCATTCGTTATATTAATTTTAATTTTAATCTTGAAACCATCGGGTATATTCGGCAAAAATACTCGAGAGAAAGTGTAG
- the rluF gene encoding 23S rRNA pseudouridine(2604) synthase RluF, translated as MRINKFLSETGVTSRRGADKWIEEGRITINGELATVGSQVIEGDVVCVDGKPVKKEEELVYIALNKPVGITSTTEKHIKGNVVDFVGHSKRIFHIGRLDKESEGLLLLTNDGDIVNEILRAENHHEKEYVVQVDRPITDQFLKQMASGVEILDTKTLPCKVEKVSSHVFKIILEQGLNRQIRRMCSALGYSVKRLQRIRIMNIHLGNLKVGQWRDLTHKEKNELFTLLKYQPKS; from the coding sequence ATGAGAATAAATAAATTTTTAAGTGAAACCGGCGTTACTTCACGCCGTGGTGCAGATAAATGGATTGAGGAGGGCCGGATTACAATTAATGGAGAGCTTGCCACTGTGGGTAGTCAGGTGATTGAAGGTGATGTGGTCTGTGTAGATGGTAAGCCTGTCAAAAAAGAAGAAGAGCTTGTCTATATAGCGTTAAATAAACCAGTGGGCATAACAAGTACGACAGAAAAACACATTAAGGGAAATGTAGTTGATTTTGTTGGTCACTCTAAGAGAATTTTCCACATTGGCCGGCTTGATAAAGAATCGGAAGGACTACTGCTGTTAACGAATGACGGAGATATTGTCAATGAAATCCTGCGTGCAGAAAACCATCACGAAAAAGAATATGTTGTTCAAGTGGATCGACCAATTACAGATCAATTTTTAAAACAAATGGCTTCCGGTGTGGAGATTTTAGATACAAAAACGTTGCCCTGCAAGGTAGAAAAAGTGTCATCTCATGTCTTCAAAATCATCTTGGAGCAAGGACTAAATCGTCAAATTCGCCGTATGTGCTCAGCCCTGGGTTACTCTGTAAAAAGACTTCAACGCATTCGAATTATGAACATCCATCTTGGAAACCTGAAAGTTGGTCAGTGGCGAGACTTAACCCATAAAGAAAAAAACGAGTTGTTTACTCTATTAAAGTATCAACCGAAAAGCTAA
- the adh gene encoding aldehyde dehydrogenase — MAYAFPNTEGAVVNFKDKYDNYIGGKWTPPTRGQYFENVTPVTGKAFTEVARSTEEDIELALDAAHAAKESWGKTSVAERANILNKIADRIEENLEKLAVAETWENGKAVRETLNADLPLAIDHFRYFAGAIRAQEGGLSQIDNDTVAYHFHEPIGVVGQIIPWNFPLLMAVWKLAPALAAGNCVVLKPAEQTPTSIMVLMELIEDLLPPGVVNIVNGFGLEAGKPLASNPRIGKIAFTGETTTGRLIMQYASQNIIPVTLELGGKSPNIFFEDVMDADDEFLDKAIEGFVLFALNQGEVCTCPSRALIQESIYDKFIERALKRVEEIKTGNPLDPSTMMGAQASSEQMEKILSYLDIGKQEGAQVLAGGDRNALEGDLSDGYYIQPTVFKGDNSMRIFQEEIFGPVVAVTTFKTKEEALEIANDTLYGLGAGVWTRDMNTAYRFGRGIEAGRVWTNCYHAYPAHAAFGGYKMSGVGRENHKMMLEHYQQTKNLLVSYSPNKLGFF; from the coding sequence ATGGCTTATGCATTTCCAAACACAGAAGGTGCAGTAGTGAATTTTAAGGATAAGTATGATAATTATATCGGAGGTAAATGGACACCACCTACTAGAGGTCAATACTTTGAAAATGTGACACCAGTTACAGGGAAAGCATTTACAGAGGTTGCTCGTTCAACTGAAGAGGATATTGAATTGGCGTTGGATGCAGCGCATGCAGCAAAAGAGTCTTGGGGAAAAACATCCGTTGCAGAGCGTGCTAATATTTTAAATAAAATTGCAGATCGAATTGAAGAGAATTTAGAAAAGCTGGCTGTCGCGGAAACTTGGGAAAATGGTAAAGCAGTTCGTGAAACTTTAAATGCTGACTTACCACTTGCTATTGACCACTTCCGCTATTTCGCAGGTGCCATTCGTGCACAAGAAGGCGGATTGAGCCAAATTGATAATGATACGGTTGCATACCACTTCCATGAGCCAATTGGTGTAGTAGGGCAAATCATTCCTTGGAATTTCCCTCTACTAATGGCTGTTTGGAAATTAGCACCAGCATTGGCGGCTGGAAACTGCGTAGTATTAAAACCAGCAGAGCAAACACCAACTTCCATTATGGTATTAATGGAGCTAATTGAAGATTTATTGCCACCAGGTGTTGTAAATATTGTGAATGGTTTTGGCTTAGAAGCTGGAAAACCACTTGCTTCTAACCCACGTATCGGCAAAATTGCGTTTACTGGTGAAACAACAACTGGCCGCTTAATTATGCAATATGCCTCACAAAATATTATTCCTGTAACACTTGAATTAGGTGGGAAATCACCAAATATCTTCTTTGAAGATGTAATGGATGCAGATGATGAATTTTTAGATAAAGCAATTGAAGGTTTTGTATTATTTGCACTTAACCAAGGAGAGGTATGTACTTGTCCATCACGTGCATTAATTCAAGAGTCAATTTACGATAAATTCATAGAGCGTGCGTTAAAAAGAGTTGAAGAAATTAAAACAGGAAATCCATTAGATCCAAGTACAATGATGGGTGCCCAAGCTTCCTCTGAGCAAATGGAAAAAATCCTCTCTTACTTAGATATCGGAAAACAAGAAGGGGCACAGGTACTAGCAGGAGGAGATCGTAATGCTTTAGAAGGTGACCTGTCAGATGGCTATTATATTCAGCCAACTGTATTTAAAGGGGATAACAGTATGCGTATCTTCCAGGAAGAAATTTTTGGTCCTGTTGTGGCAGTTACAACGTTCAAAACAAAAGAAGAAGCGTTGGAAATTGCAAATGACACGCTTTACGGTTTAGGTGCAGGGGTTTGGACACGTGATATGAATACTGCATACCGTTTTGGTCGAGGTATTGAAGCGGGTCGTGTATGGACAAACTGCTATCACGCATACCCAGCGCACGCTGCATTTGGAGGCTACAAAATGTCTGGCGTAGGCCGTGAAAATCACAAGATGATGCTAGAGCATTATCAACAAACGAAAAACCTACTAGTAAGCTATAGTCCTAACAAACTTGGATTCTTCTAA
- a CDS encoding ABC transporter ATP-binding protein produces MLKVNNIEVFYGNIHALKDVSLEVNEGEVVTLIGANGAGKSTLLKTLSGLLKPKKGEILYQTQPIGGKAAQTIVKSGISHVPEGRRVFSTMSVEENLELGAYLRNDRDGIKKDMANVYDLFPILGERRKQPSGTLSGGEQQMLAMGRALMAKPKLLLLDEPSMGLAPLIVKQIFEIIKMVNEQGTTVLLVEQNANMALSIANRAYVIETGKIVLSGTAKELQESEQVKAAYLGGL; encoded by the coding sequence ATGCTAAAGGTAAATAACATCGAGGTATTTTATGGTAACATTCATGCATTAAAAGATGTCTCCTTGGAAGTAAATGAAGGTGAAGTTGTTACATTAATCGGAGCAAATGGTGCAGGGAAATCAACGCTGTTAAAAACATTGTCGGGTTTATTGAAGCCTAAAAAAGGCGAAATTTTGTATCAAACACAGCCAATCGGCGGGAAAGCCGCACAGACAATTGTAAAAAGTGGTATTTCACATGTTCCAGAAGGTAGACGCGTTTTTTCGACGATGTCTGTAGAGGAAAACTTGGAGCTAGGCGCGTATTTACGTAATGATCGTGATGGAATTAAAAAGGATATGGCAAATGTCTATGATTTATTCCCGATTTTAGGAGAACGCCGTAAACAGCCATCAGGTACATTATCAGGTGGGGAACAGCAAATGCTCGCAATGGGTCGTGCACTGATGGCGAAGCCCAAGCTATTACTGCTAGATGAACCATCCATGGGGTTAGCTCCGTTAATCGTAAAGCAAATCTTTGAAATTATTAAAATGGTGAATGAGCAAGGAACCACTGTTTTATTGGTAGAGCAAAATGCGAATATGGCACTATCCATCGCAAATCGTGCTTATGTAATCGAAACAGGTAAAATAGTTCTTTCCGGAACAGCGAAAGAACTTCAAGAAAGTGAACAAGTAAAAGCAGCCTATCTTGGGGGCTTGTAA
- the psiE gene encoding phosphate-starvation-inducible protein PsiE, producing the protein MKKVEWKISIMLFPTVLQWFLNFCLIILAFILSFLLLKEILEFLKILLLGDSYDYTHFLANILLFFLYFEFITMIVKYFKDDYHFPLRYFLYIGITAMVRLIIVDHEHPLDTLIFTLVILILIICYFIINITPLERPKRSQLFTKKDENQSMK; encoded by the coding sequence ATGAAAAAAGTGGAATGGAAAATTTCTATAATGCTATTCCCCACTGTTTTACAATGGTTTTTGAATTTTTGCTTGATTATTTTAGCTTTCATTCTATCATTCCTTCTACTAAAGGAAATATTGGAGTTTTTAAAAATTTTATTATTAGGGGATAGTTACGATTACACGCACTTCCTCGCTAATATTCTCCTGTTTTTCCTATACTTCGAATTTATAACCATGATTGTTAAATATTTTAAGGATGACTACCATTTTCCCCTTCGTTATTTTCTCTACATCGGAATTACTGCCATGGTACGATTAATCATTGTGGATCACGAACATCCCCTCGACACATTAATTTTTACATTAGTTATTTTGATTTTAATCATTTGTTACTTCATCATAAATATTACGCCTCTTGAAAGACCCAAACGTTCTCAGCTTTTTACTAAAAAGGACGAAAATCAATCTATGAAATGA
- a CDS encoding ABC transporter ATP-binding protein, translated as MTSNLLNAENVGIQFGGLKAVQNVNMYLNQGELVGLIGPNGAGKTTTFNMITGVYQPTVGTITFDDKNLKGLKPYQVTKLGMSRTFQNIRLFKDLSVLDNVKVANHNIAKHSIISSIFRLPSHFSGEAKMEQESIEFLKIFGLDVYKDELAKNLPYGMQRRLEIARALAAKPKLLLLDEPAAGMNPQETHDLMELIAFIRKEFDLTILLIEHDMHLVMGICERIYVLDHGQLIADGKPEEIRNNPKVIEAYLGEEVAD; from the coding sequence ATGACAAGTAACCTTCTAAACGCAGAAAATGTGGGCATTCAATTTGGGGGCTTGAAAGCTGTTCAAAATGTAAATATGTATTTAAATCAAGGCGAGCTAGTGGGCTTAATCGGTCCAAACGGTGCGGGGAAAACAACGACGTTTAATATGATAACGGGTGTATATCAACCAACTGTTGGGACGATTACCTTTGATGACAAAAATTTAAAAGGGCTAAAGCCTTATCAGGTAACAAAGCTTGGAATGAGTCGTACTTTCCAAAATATTCGTTTATTTAAGGATTTATCAGTTTTAGATAATGTAAAGGTTGCCAACCACAATATTGCAAAGCATTCCATTATTTCTTCTATTTTCCGTCTACCAAGTCATTTTAGCGGAGAAGCAAAAATGGAACAGGAATCCATTGAGTTTTTAAAGATTTTTGGTTTAGACGTTTATAAAGATGAATTAGCCAAAAACTTACCATACGGGATGCAGCGTCGTTTGGAAATTGCACGTGCTTTAGCTGCCAAACCTAAGCTATTATTACTGGATGAACCGGCTGCTGGTATGAATCCTCAAGAGACGCATGATTTAATGGAGTTAATAGCGTTTATCCGAAAAGAATTTGATTTAACGATTTTGTTGATTGAACATGATATGCATTTGGTTATGGGGATTTGCGAACGTATTTATGTGCTTGACCACGGTCAATTAATTGCTGATGGGAAGCCAGAAGAAATTCGGAATAATCCTAAAGTAATTGAAGCATATCTTGGCGAGGAGGTGGCTGATTAA
- a CDS encoding YdeI/OmpD-associated family protein: MPGIVEKLKLQKYKEVALLQVPEGSTHFEELSDYDSQLVESKSYDLIFAFVLDMMSLQSVVNEIIEKGVLSKKGYIYIAYPKKGNKVYSTFIHRDDLMAGLNADEEGYIKESTIKFARMVALDDVFTVVGLKEDAKSKNTQSTKASQCVDDYIEMIPQIEKDLQDVPEVLEFYQSLTPGYRKDWARYVYSAKQETTKEKRRNEMKNILSEGYKSRDLYLQKK; this comes from the coding sequence TTGCCTGGTATTGTTGAAAAGCTTAAATTACAAAAATATAAAGAGGTTGCCTTACTTCAGGTTCCAGAAGGTTCTACACATTTTGAAGAATTGTCTGACTACGATTCACAGCTAGTTGAGTCAAAATCCTATGATCTTATCTTTGCTTTTGTTTTAGATATGATGTCTTTACAATCTGTTGTAAATGAAATAATAGAAAAAGGTGTTCTAAGCAAAAAGGGTTATATCTATATAGCTTATCCTAAAAAAGGGAATAAAGTATATTCTACATTTATACATCGAGATGATTTAATGGCAGGGTTAAATGCAGATGAAGAGGGCTATATCAAAGAAAGTACGATTAAATTCGCCCGAATGGTGGCATTGGATGATGTGTTTACGGTAGTAGGATTGAAGGAAGATGCTAAATCCAAAAATACCCAATCGACCAAAGCAAGTCAATGTGTGGATGATTACATCGAGATGATTCCGCAAATCGAAAAGGATTTGCAGGATGTACCTGAGGTTTTAGAATTTTATCAATCGTTAACACCTGGTTATCGAAAGGATTGGGCGCGCTATGTTTATAGTGCAAAACAGGAAACGACAAAAGAAAAACGCCGCAATGAAATGAAAAATATCTTAAGTGAAGGGTACAAAAGCCGAGATTTATATCTTCAAAAAAAATAA
- a CDS encoding branched-chain amino acid ABC transporter permease, with the protein MKKSKVFWVFSVLALVIYAVVQGLISGGILDLYYQNILVQMCINIMLAVSLHIVIGITGQFSIGHAGFMAVGAYFSAIATMKLGLPLPVGLILGAGVAALAGLLVGLPTLRLKGDYLAIATLGFAEIIRIIFLNVDYVGGAAGMVVMNMTTWTYAFAGVFITIIVISNFTNSRHGRGAISIREDEIAADAMGINTTYYKVVAFTIGSLFAGLAGAIYAHNFFIIQPTTFNFLKSFDILIYVVLGGLGSLSGSVIAAIFLTVVSAFLANFPETRMIIYSLVLILVMLYRPTGLMGTKEITSLFKFGRKGGTKI; encoded by the coding sequence ATGAAAAAGTCTAAAGTCTTTTGGGTATTTTCTGTTTTAGCGCTAGTAATCTATGCAGTCGTTCAAGGTTTAATTTCAGGTGGAATACTAGATTTATATTATCAAAATATTTTAGTGCAAATGTGTATTAACATTATGCTTGCTGTTAGTTTACATATCGTTATTGGAATTACGGGACAATTTTCGATTGGACATGCTGGTTTTATGGCTGTAGGTGCATATTTCAGTGCCATTGCAACTATGAAATTAGGCTTGCCACTTCCTGTAGGACTAATATTAGGAGCAGGTGTAGCAGCTTTAGCAGGTTTACTTGTCGGTTTACCGACATTACGCCTTAAAGGGGACTATTTAGCAATCGCGACTCTTGGGTTTGCAGAAATTATTCGTATTATCTTTTTGAATGTGGATTATGTTGGTGGAGCAGCAGGTATGGTGGTTATGAATATGACTACGTGGACTTATGCTTTCGCGGGTGTTTTCATTACAATCATTGTTATTTCTAACTTCACAAATTCAAGACATGGTCGTGGAGCGATTTCTATTCGTGAAGATGAAATTGCAGCAGACGCCATGGGTATCAATACAACCTATTACAAAGTTGTTGCCTTTACAATCGGTTCGTTATTTGCAGGGCTAGCCGGTGCTATTTATGCACATAACTTTTTCATTATTCAACCGACTACCTTTAACTTCTTAAAATCCTTTGATATTTTAATTTACGTTGTTTTAGGTGGATTAGGAAGTCTTTCCGGATCAGTTATTGCAGCGATCTTTTTAACGGTTGTATCAGCGTTTTTAGCAAACTTCCCGGAAACACGTATGATTATTTATTCACTAGTGCTAATTTTAGTAATGCTATACCGTCCAACAGGTTTAATGGGGACAAAGGAAATTACGTCTTTATTTAAATTTGGAAGAAAAGGAGGTACTAAAATATGA
- a CDS encoding ABC transporter substrate-binding protein: MAEKKTLKRFASVFLATSLIAGALAGCSSSEGTSIESGGSSSSESSDVIKIGANLELSGAVASYGSSIKDGAELAIEEINAAGGIDGKQIEFVPVDNKSENAEATNAAIKLATQDKVTAMIAPATSGNVIATAQIANQYKIPTVTASGTAPNVTENEDGTINDFVFRTCFIDPFQGIVAANFASNELEAKNVAIYADNASDYAKGLAASFKEQIEANGGTVVAEEAYVADDTDFKSTLTRIKSANPDFIFIPGYYEEVGLIVKQARELGIDAPLMGADGWDSPTLVELAGAEALNNTFITNHYSSQDPEETIQGFVEAFNTKYSESPNAFHALGYDTVYYIKDAIERAGSTDGEAIQNALAETKDLSLITGTFSVDEKHNPVKSATVLEYVDGNQKFNSKVNP; the protein is encoded by the coding sequence ATGGCAGAAAAGAAAACATTAAAGAGATTTGCATCAGTATTTTTAGCAACATCATTAATCGCAGGAGCTCTAGCGGGTTGTAGTTCTAGTGAAGGGACATCAATAGAAAGCGGAGGTTCTTCATCAAGTGAAAGCAGCGATGTGATTAAAATTGGTGCGAACTTAGAACTTTCAGGCGCGGTTGCATCTTATGGTTCATCTATTAAAGATGGTGCGGAGTTAGCGATTGAAGAAATTAACGCTGCTGGTGGAATTGATGGAAAACAAATTGAATTTGTACCAGTTGATAATAAATCGGAAAACGCAGAAGCGACAAATGCCGCTATTAAACTAGCAACTCAAGATAAAGTTACAGCAATGATCGCTCCAGCTACTTCAGGTAACGTAATTGCAACAGCTCAAATTGCAAATCAATATAAAATTCCAACTGTTACTGCTTCAGGAACAGCTCCAAATGTAACAGAAAATGAGGATGGAACAATCAATGATTTTGTATTCCGTACATGCTTCATTGATCCATTCCAAGGAATTGTTGCAGCAAACTTTGCATCAAACGAACTTGAAGCAAAAAATGTAGCAATCTATGCAGATAATGCATCTGACTATGCAAAAGGATTAGCGGCGTCATTTAAGGAACAAATCGAAGCAAATGGCGGAACAGTAGTAGCTGAAGAAGCTTACGTTGCAGATGATACAGACTTTAAATCAACTTTAACTCGTATCAAATCAGCAAATCCAGATTTCATCTTTATCCCTGGATACTATGAAGAAGTAGGTTTAATTGTTAAACAAGCTCGTGAATTAGGTATTGATGCACCTTTAATGGGGGCTGATGGTTGGGACTCTCCAACTCTAGTAGAACTTGCAGGTGCAGAGGCACTTAATAACACATTCATTACAAATCACTATTCTTCTCAAGATCCTGAAGAAACAATTCAAGGTTTCGTTGAAGCATTCAATACAAAATACAGTGAGTCACCGAACGCATTCCACGCACTTGGCTATGACACTGTTTACTACATTAAAGATGCAATCGAACGTGCAGGCTCAACAGATGGCGAAGCGATTCAAAATGCTTTAGCTGAAACAAAAGACTTAAGCTTAATTACAGGTACATTCTCAGTTGACGAAAAACACAACCCAGTAAAATCCGCAACAGTACTAGAATATGTTGACGGTAATCAAAAGTTCAACTCTAAAGTTAATCCGTAA